Proteins from a genomic interval of Arthrobacter sp. CAN_C5:
- a CDS encoding LacI family DNA-binding transcriptional regulator, producing the protein MTPETHNVRPRLDDVARTAGVSVPTVSRVLNGKSGASPETRQAVLTAMDSLGYERPARTAGRSKGQIGVVVPDLVNPIFPAFAGAIAALLAPNDYIPALCTLPGGGITEDEYVALMLDQGISGIIFVCAAHSDGRAGVDRYRRLRGRVPFVLVNGARAEIDAPSISNDDATAIRTAVRHLATQGHQRVGFATGSDRFIPSRRKMEGFRSGLADFLGENADLHVATSMFTIEGGQSAANELIDSGHTGIVCASDIMALGAMRAAQTRGLRVPEDISVVGFDDSPLMAFTNPPLTTLRQNIAAMAEAAVHALVTELAGDRVTRTDILFQADLVVRGSTGAGPAVRGSS; encoded by the coding sequence ATGACTCCTGAGACGCATAACGTTCGGCCGCGCCTGGATGACGTCGCACGTACCGCGGGCGTCAGCGTCCCCACCGTCTCACGCGTTCTCAATGGGAAGAGCGGCGCCTCCCCGGAAACCCGGCAGGCTGTCCTCACCGCGATGGACAGCCTCGGGTACGAACGCCCCGCTCGGACGGCCGGACGCTCGAAAGGGCAGATCGGCGTCGTCGTACCAGACCTTGTGAACCCCATCTTCCCCGCCTTCGCCGGTGCCATCGCGGCACTACTGGCGCCCAATGACTACATTCCGGCCCTGTGCACCCTGCCGGGCGGCGGCATCACTGAGGATGAGTACGTTGCACTAATGCTCGACCAGGGCATTAGCGGCATCATCTTCGTGTGTGCGGCGCACTCTGACGGCCGAGCGGGAGTGGATCGCTACCGGCGGTTGCGGGGCCGTGTTCCTTTCGTGCTCGTGAACGGGGCCAGAGCGGAGATCGACGCACCGTCTATCTCGAACGACGACGCTACGGCGATCCGAACCGCCGTCCGGCACCTCGCGACGCAAGGGCACCAACGCGTCGGTTTCGCCACCGGGTCCGACCGTTTCATCCCGAGTCGCCGCAAGATGGAGGGGTTTCGCTCCGGGCTCGCCGATTTCCTCGGCGAGAACGCGGATTTACACGTCGCGACCAGCATGTTCACCATCGAGGGCGGACAAAGCGCGGCGAACGAACTCATCGACAGCGGCCATACGGGCATCGTGTGCGCCTCGGACATCATGGCCCTCGGCGCTATGCGTGCGGCGCAGACGCGCGGGCTTCGCGTACCCGAGGACATCTCGGTGGTCGGATTCGACGACTCCCCGCTCATGGCCTTCACCAACCCACCACTGACCACTCTGCGGCAGAATATCGCCGCGATGGCGGAGGCCGCCGTCCATGCGCTGGTTACGGAACTGGCCGGTGACCGGGTCACACGCACAGACATCCTGTTCCAGGCTGATCTCGTAGTGCGCGGCTCCACAGGCGCAGGGCCGGCCGTCCGGGGGAGCTCCTAG
- a CDS encoding DUF805 domain-containing protein, which yields MSYSPYPTAGLQSDHTEPPLWAPYYGASFKVAVQRFFKKYAMFSGRASRSEYWWWTLVATLVGSLLNTLTNAGGGISPSNGEMTAAPAVITGYLLIASWGLATIIPSIALTIRRLHDVNLSGWFLLLGLIPALGALALFVMMLLPPNPAGQRFDRPEDDVDRPTGN from the coding sequence ATGAGCTATTCGCCGTATCCGACAGCCGGCTTGCAGTCCGATCACACTGAACCACCCCTCTGGGCACCCTACTATGGGGCGTCTTTCAAGGTCGCAGTGCAGCGGTTCTTCAAGAAATACGCGATGTTCTCCGGCCGCGCGAGCCGCAGCGAATACTGGTGGTGGACCCTGGTTGCAACCCTGGTCGGAAGCCTTCTGAACACGCTGACGAACGCGGGCGGCGGAATTTCCCCATCCAACGGTGAAATGACGGCCGCGCCTGCGGTCATCACCGGCTACCTCCTGATCGCTAGCTGGGGCCTGGCCACCATCATCCCGTCCATCGCGCTGACCATTCGCCGGTTACACGACGTGAACCTCAGTGGCTGGTTCCTGCTTCTGGGTCTCATCCCTGCCCTGGGCGCCTTGGCACTGTTTGTCATGATGCTCCTGCCGCCCAATCCGGCTGGCCAGCGTTTCGACCGTCCCGAGGACGACGTGGATCGGCCCACCGGCAACTGA
- the arfB gene encoding alternative ribosome rescue aminoacyl-tRNA hydrolase ArfB encodes MDLEVSPGLTIPERELNWRFSRSSGPGGQHVNTSDTRVELSWNVAGSTAISDEQRELLLTRLGDRIVAGSVTIAASEHRSQLRNRETALRKLAGLVSRGLSAGPRRRRATKPTRGSVRRHLAAKQQRSTTKRNRQRPSAE; translated from the coding sequence ATGGATCTAGAAGTCTCGCCCGGGCTCACCATTCCTGAGCGTGAGCTGAACTGGCGTTTCTCCAGGTCGTCCGGACCTGGCGGGCAACACGTCAACACGTCGGACACCCGCGTGGAACTGTCCTGGAACGTCGCCGGATCGACCGCGATTTCGGACGAGCAACGGGAGTTGCTGCTGACCCGACTCGGTGATCGGATCGTCGCCGGATCGGTCACCATTGCGGCCTCCGAACACCGTTCCCAGCTCCGGAACCGTGAAACAGCTCTGCGCAAGCTTGCCGGCCTGGTGAGCAGGGGATTGTCTGCCGGTCCGCGCCGGCGTCGCGCCACCAAACCCACTCGAGGCTCCGTCCGGCGGCACCTCGCCGCCAAGCAGCAGCGTTCGACGACGAAACGGAACCGGCAGCGACCCTCAGCCGAGTAG
- a CDS encoding SCO1664 family protein, with amino-acid sequence MRAPDLATAELTLTGRITTASNATFLGSIGEAAVVYKPIAGEHPLWDFPSGTLAHREVAAYLVSQVMGWDVVPHTWLRDGPMGEGMVQLWQEQDPAQAAVDLVSADEVPEIGWKSVLSGRDENDRIVSLIHEDSPALRRMGVFDVVVNNADRKGDHILAMPDGRRHGVDHGLTFHSDNKLRTVLWGWLGAELTDDELDGIDRVSAGLGGELGTELSVLLTDEEIEALIARCSRLRNNGRFPAPGGEMSAVPWPLF; translated from the coding sequence ATGCGGGCACCCGACCTCGCGACCGCCGAGCTGACACTCACCGGTCGCATCACGACGGCGTCAAACGCCACCTTCCTCGGCAGTATCGGCGAGGCCGCAGTGGTCTACAAGCCCATCGCGGGGGAGCATCCGCTGTGGGATTTTCCCAGCGGGACACTCGCCCACCGGGAGGTCGCCGCCTATCTGGTATCGCAGGTCATGGGATGGGACGTGGTGCCCCACACGTGGCTGCGTGACGGTCCGATGGGTGAGGGGATGGTGCAGCTGTGGCAGGAACAGGACCCAGCCCAGGCCGCCGTGGATCTGGTGTCCGCCGACGAGGTGCCCGAGATCGGCTGGAAAAGTGTCCTGAGCGGACGGGACGAGAACGATCGGATCGTCAGCCTCATCCATGAAGACTCGCCAGCTCTGCGGCGGATGGGGGTGTTCGACGTCGTCGTCAATAACGCGGACCGCAAGGGCGACCATATTCTCGCGATGCCCGATGGACGCCGCCACGGTGTGGATCACGGGCTCACCTTCCATAGCGACAACAAGCTCCGTACGGTGCTGTGGGGATGGCTGGGAGCTGAGCTGACCGACGACGAACTCGACGGCATTGACCGGGTCAGCGCAGGCCTCGGCGGTGAGCTGGGGACTGAGCTTTCGGTCCTGCTCACCGACGAAGAGATCGAGGCTCTGATCGCGCGCTGCAGCCGGTTGCGCAACAATGGGCGATTCCCTGCACCGGGCGGGGAAATGTCGGCGGTGCCCTGGCCACTGTTCTAG
- a CDS encoding DUF3090 domain-containing protein, translating into MPTKVHEFTWPDRVVVGTIGLPGERTFYLQVRAGSQIVSIALEKQQSAQLAEKIDEILDQLGTLEGNPFSIPASTPIELVDNDQLEPVEEQFRTGAMSLGWDPSTVQVVIEAYPITELDADDDESLADAEAEVEVAEMLLVRMPVGTARAFAKRTREVVGAGRPTCPLCGYPIDPGGHTCATPEG; encoded by the coding sequence ATGCCCACAAAAGTTCACGAGTTTACTTGGCCCGATCGCGTCGTCGTTGGCACCATTGGCCTTCCGGGGGAGCGAACCTTCTATCTACAGGTACGCGCGGGGTCACAGATCGTGAGTATTGCGCTGGAGAAACAGCAGTCGGCCCAGCTGGCGGAGAAGATCGACGAGATCCTGGACCAGCTCGGTACGCTCGAGGGGAATCCCTTCAGCATTCCCGCGAGCACCCCCATCGAATTGGTCGACAATGACCAGTTGGAGCCGGTCGAGGAACAGTTCCGCACTGGCGCCATGAGCCTGGGGTGGGACCCCTCGACGGTGCAGGTGGTCATTGAGGCGTACCCGATCACGGAACTCGACGCTGACGACGACGAATCGCTCGCCGACGCTGAGGCCGAGGTCGAAGTAGCCGAGATGCTCCTCGTGCGAATGCCGGTAGGGACAGCCCGCGCTTTCGCCAAGCGCACGCGTGAAGTGGTGGGTGCCGGGCGGCCGACCTGTCCGCTGTGCGGTTACCCGATCGACCCCGGCGGACATACCTGCGCTACTCCCGAGGGCTGA
- a CDS encoding MSMEG_4193 family putative phosphomutase — protein MATVILVRHGRTTANASGLLAGRTAGVSLDQVGRDQAALTGERLAVVPVVAVVSSPLERCQQTAEFILARQSGSPATPTAVDLTECDYGQWQGRTLSELAAEQLWSVVQSQPSAATFPGGESMAAMQARAVAAIRRLDAAFEAEHGPNAIWVAVSHGDIIKSILADALGVHLDLFQRINVNPASVSIVRYGESRPSVIATNTDGGDLSWLSSSPPAVDAPLGGGAGHQAPTAPIA, from the coding sequence ATGGCAACAGTGATTCTCGTGCGACACGGCCGCACGACAGCGAATGCGTCCGGACTACTGGCCGGACGGACGGCAGGCGTCAGCCTCGACCAGGTGGGACGCGACCAGGCGGCGCTCACCGGCGAACGGCTCGCGGTGGTACCGGTGGTTGCGGTGGTGTCCAGCCCCCTGGAACGCTGCCAGCAGACCGCGGAGTTCATCCTGGCCCGTCAGAGCGGCTCTCCGGCGACGCCAACCGCCGTCGACCTCACCGAGTGCGACTACGGGCAGTGGCAGGGCCGCACCCTCAGCGAGCTCGCGGCCGAGCAGCTGTGGTCGGTGGTGCAGTCCCAACCGTCAGCAGCCACCTTTCCCGGGGGCGAATCCATGGCAGCGATGCAGGCCCGGGCGGTGGCCGCAATTCGTCGCCTCGACGCAGCCTTCGAAGCCGAGCATGGGCCCAACGCCATCTGGGTGGCGGTGAGTCACGGTGACATCATCAAATCGATCCTCGCCGACGCGCTCGGCGTCCATCTGGACCTGTTTCAGCGCATCAATGTGAACCCCGCTTCCGTGTCGATCGTTAGGTACGGCGAGAGCCGACCGAGCGTCATCGCCACCAATACTGACGGAGGGGACCTGTCGTGGTTGTCGAGCAGCCCACCTGCGGTCGATGCGCCGTTGGGCGGCGGAGCGGGACATCAGGCACCAACGGCCCCCATCGCATAA
- a CDS encoding DUF4193 domain-containing protein has protein sequence MATDYDEPRVRPEDQPVNESLEAIQAQRSATTQSSTIDTDESDTAEGFDLPGAVLEEELLISVIPEREDEFTCMSCFLVKHRTQLAREKNGDKYCAECEG, from the coding sequence ATGGCAACAGACTACGACGAACCACGCGTCAGGCCCGAAGACCAGCCTGTCAACGAATCGCTCGAAGCGATTCAGGCTCAACGCAGCGCCACCACCCAGTCTTCAACAATTGACACCGATGAGAGCGACACTGCTGAAGGGTTCGATCTTCCCGGCGCCGTCCTGGAGGAAGAACTCCTCATCTCCGTCATTCCCGAGCGTGAAGACGAGTTCACCTGCATGTCCTGCTTCCTGGTGAAGCACCGCACCCAGCTCGCACGCGAGAAGAACGGCGATAAGTACTGCGCCGAATGCGAAGGATAG
- a CDS encoding metalloregulator ArsR/SmtB family transcription factor — MTDRQLQPEPSLHHSGSPDDLRLEAGAAVFKMLADPTRLHLLWLLTQSPADVTALVDHTAASRTSVSQHLAKLRFSGLVTTRKEGQRVVYSIADGHLARLVREGMNLADHRVSGEPIHG; from the coding sequence ATGACTGACCGCCAGTTACAGCCGGAGCCGAGCCTGCACCATTCTGGATCCCCGGATGACCTGCGGCTGGAGGCGGGAGCAGCCGTGTTCAAAATGCTCGCAGACCCTACCCGGCTCCACCTGTTATGGCTCCTCACCCAGTCACCGGCCGATGTGACCGCCCTGGTAGATCACACCGCTGCCTCGCGGACGTCTGTGAGCCAGCATCTTGCAAAACTTCGGTTCTCGGGTCTGGTGACCACAAGAAAAGAAGGCCAGCGCGTTGTGTATAGCATCGCCGACGGCCATCTGGCCCGGCTGGTACGTGAGGGCATGAATCTTGCAGATCATCGCGTGAGCGGGGAACCCATCCACGGCTAG
- a CDS encoding MFS transporter, which yields MLEVLRVTAYRRLFTAQVVALAGTGLLTVALGLLAYDLAGARAGTVLGTALTIKMLAYVFVAPVMAVLVERVPRKAVLIGADLMRTGIALTLPLVDQVWQIYLLVFILQSASATFTPAFQALIPTLLPRERDYTRALSLSRLAYDLESVLSPILAAALLTFMSFHLLFVGTAVGFLLSAAMVVATPLPPQQITVQRASVLHRTTLGTRIFLGEPTLRGLMALNFVVACGTALVLVNTVVYALELFEGTNTDLAIALACYGAGSMAVALTVPPLLDRVTDRTLMIAGGGVISLGLGLAGVLAAAGQSWVLLLAVWTVLGAGTSMINTPSARLLRRAATSASRAPLFTAQFSLSHACFILTYPIAGWLGATLGQEATAGILAGLATLGVLAALKLWPRGWSPVSGETATVQEAHQ from the coding sequence GTGCTTGAAGTACTCAGGGTGACCGCCTACAGACGACTCTTCACGGCCCAGGTGGTGGCCTTGGCGGGAACGGGTCTCCTCACCGTTGCCCTGGGTCTACTCGCCTATGATCTGGCGGGCGCGCGGGCCGGGACGGTGCTCGGAACGGCTCTGACGATTAAGATGCTGGCCTACGTTTTCGTTGCACCCGTCATGGCGGTACTGGTGGAACGGGTACCCCGGAAGGCCGTCCTGATCGGCGCGGATCTGATGCGCACTGGTATAGCACTCACGTTGCCGTTGGTCGATCAGGTCTGGCAGATCTACCTATTGGTGTTCATTTTGCAGTCCGCATCGGCAACGTTCACACCCGCGTTCCAGGCGTTGATTCCAACGCTTCTACCGCGGGAGCGCGACTATACCCGGGCGCTGTCCCTTTCCCGCCTCGCCTATGATCTGGAGTCAGTACTCAGCCCGATCCTGGCGGCGGCGCTCCTGACTTTCATGAGCTTTCACCTCCTTTTCGTCGGCACCGCTGTGGGTTTCCTCCTGTCGGCCGCGATGGTCGTCGCCACCCCACTACCCCCTCAGCAGATCACCGTACAACGCGCCTCGGTTCTTCACCGGACCACCCTCGGTACGCGAATTTTTCTTGGTGAGCCGACCCTCCGTGGACTCATGGCGCTGAATTTTGTCGTGGCCTGCGGGACTGCCCTTGTGCTGGTGAACACCGTTGTCTACGCATTGGAGCTGTTCGAAGGAACAAATACCGACCTTGCCATTGCTCTGGCCTGCTACGGCGCAGGTTCCATGGCTGTCGCCCTCACGGTTCCACCTCTTCTTGACCGCGTGACGGATCGAACCCTGATGATTGCGGGAGGCGGTGTGATCTCACTAGGCCTGGGATTGGCCGGGGTGCTTGCCGCTGCTGGGCAGTCCTGGGTTCTTCTGCTCGCGGTGTGGACTGTGCTGGGTGCTGGGACCTCTATGATCAACACCCCATCTGCACGGCTACTCAGGAGAGCTGCCACCAGCGCGTCGCGGGCCCCCCTTTTCACCGCCCAGTTCTCGCTGTCGCACGCCTGTTTCATCCTGACCTACCCGATCGCGGGGTGGTTGGGGGCGACCCTGGGGCAAGAGGCAACGGCAGGGATTCTTGCGGGCCTGGCTACACTGGGGGTATTGGCGGCACTGAAGCTGTGGCCTCGAGGTTGGAGCCCGGTTTCCGGGGAAACAGCGACTGTCCAGGAGGCACATCAATGA
- a CDS encoding ABC transporter substrate-binding protein, translated as MNNKALHPAHNSQRPQGRIAILASLLVASLVSGCAASANPAANPAVDPASDPVSGGILDVSISAEPGCLDGHGISATQQQFLGRLIYDNVVTLDDDGEIAPYLAESWEISDDGKTYTFHLKEGVTFSDGSPWNAEVFGLNLEHMRDPATKSPLAAAYIAPYVDGTVIDEYTFEAHLEYAYTPFLYTLAQSWLGMNSGKAILESPDTLCQEPIGTGPFTVADYRPGQGISYTKREGYDWAPEWLEGDGEAYLDGVEVTLVGEPVIRHQSLVSGQYDLTENLAPQNAAAVDANPDFTYENLVRTGSPNVLSFNLSRAPFSDQAVREAFVAAIDTQAVTQSLGFGTFTPTDSFLSTASKYYDPAVEGTLHHDLEKANQLLDDAGWTGRDDEGFRTRDGERLVIDVPTVESTTPNPLLVQLQGEARKAGFDLQIIQLPQAQLSELRYAGDYDALAGVWHTNTTDVLFIRYHSSEITGERIGQNSSYVDDPTLDDLLLAARAADDGQIADEAYSEVQHRLLDIVPGLPLHENPSQFAYSNAVRDVAVDTSHPVPVLTYAWKAE; from the coding sequence ATGAACAATAAAGCGCTCCATCCTGCCCACAATTCCCAGCGACCGCAGGGCAGAATAGCCATTCTCGCGTCGCTCCTCGTAGCCTCCCTGGTGAGCGGTTGCGCTGCGTCCGCCAACCCGGCTGCGAACCCGGCTGTTGACCCGGCCTCGGATCCCGTGTCTGGTGGCATCCTCGACGTGTCGATCTCGGCCGAGCCGGGTTGCCTCGACGGACACGGCATCTCAGCGACCCAGCAACAGTTCCTGGGGAGGCTGATCTACGACAATGTGGTCACCCTTGACGACGACGGCGAGATAGCTCCCTATCTCGCGGAGTCGTGGGAAATTTCCGACGACGGCAAGACGTACACCTTCCACCTCAAGGAGGGAGTCACCTTCAGCGACGGCTCCCCCTGGAACGCCGAGGTGTTTGGGCTCAATCTGGAGCACATGAGGGATCCAGCGACCAAGTCCCCCCTTGCCGCCGCCTACATAGCGCCCTACGTCGACGGCACGGTGATTGATGAGTACACGTTCGAGGCACACCTGGAGTACGCCTACACACCCTTCCTCTACACGCTGGCCCAGTCGTGGCTTGGTATGAACTCCGGCAAGGCCATCCTCGAATCCCCTGACACTCTCTGCCAAGAGCCGATCGGAACGGGCCCGTTTACCGTTGCCGACTACCGCCCTGGCCAGGGCATCAGCTATACCAAACGGGAGGGGTACGACTGGGCACCGGAGTGGCTTGAGGGTGACGGCGAGGCCTACCTTGATGGGGTGGAGGTCACCCTGGTGGGTGAGCCGGTCATCCGCCACCAGTCCCTCGTGTCCGGGCAGTATGACCTGACGGAGAACCTGGCCCCGCAGAACGCTGCCGCGGTCGACGCAAACCCGGACTTCACCTACGAGAATTTGGTGCGCACCGGCAGCCCCAACGTGCTCAGCTTCAACCTGAGCCGTGCACCCTTCAGCGACCAGGCCGTCCGCGAGGCGTTCGTGGCTGCCATCGACACGCAGGCGGTCACCCAAAGTCTCGGCTTCGGCACGTTCACACCGACCGACAGTTTCCTGTCGACGGCAAGCAAATACTACGATCCGGCGGTTGAGGGGACCCTGCACCACGACCTGGAGAAAGCGAATCAGCTCCTGGACGACGCTGGCTGGACCGGCCGCGACGACGAGGGGTTCCGGACCAGGGACGGCGAGCGCCTCGTCATCGACGTGCCCACTGTCGAGAGCACCACGCCTAACCCCCTGCTCGTCCAGCTGCAGGGTGAAGCACGGAAGGCCGGCTTCGACCTCCAGATCATCCAGTTGCCGCAAGCACAGCTGAGCGAACTGCGGTACGCCGGTGACTATGACGCGCTGGCCGGCGTGTGGCACACCAACACCACCGACGTGCTGTTCATCAGGTATCACTCCTCGGAGATCACGGGAGAGCGAATCGGTCAGAACTCCTCCTATGTGGATGACCCCACTCTCGATGACCTTCTCCTGGCGGCCCGGGCGGCCGATGACGGGCAGATCGCCGACGAAGCCTACTCGGAGGTCCAGCACCGGTTGCTGGACATTGTGCCTGGCCTGCCGCTGCACGAAAACCCCAGCCAGTTCGCCTACTCCAATGCGGTGCGGGACGTTGCCGTGGACACCTCTCACCCCGTCCCCGTCCTGACCTACGCCTGGAAGGCGGAGTAG
- a CDS encoding ABC transporter permease: MARRILFRLVIGLGVLWGAATMTFLAVYLIPGDTALLILGGPDARPTAETLAQVRSDYLLNEPLIVQYASYLGNLLQGDLGQSYRLRIPVTVAIGQQIGATAMLAAAAAFVALPLTVLVAVLSAQRSPWVRSIVSGIEVVLAATPTFIIGFVLLIVFSFTLRWFPIGGDQGVIALILPALTLALAVFGTLSQVLRNELEDVLEQPFILTARARGMRDLPVRMLHALRHAAIPVMTLSGFVVASLFGGSVIVETLFSRQGIGALTLASVYNKDLPVIIGIVLLSAAVYVVVNLAVDLLYTLIDPKVVTS; the protein is encoded by the coding sequence ATGGCACGGCGGATCCTGTTCCGGCTGGTAATCGGGCTCGGAGTCCTGTGGGGGGCGGCCACCATGACTTTCCTTGCCGTCTACCTCATCCCCGGCGACACCGCCCTCCTGATTCTTGGCGGACCCGATGCCCGCCCCACCGCAGAAACCCTCGCCCAGGTGCGCAGCGACTACCTGCTCAACGAACCCCTGATCGTGCAGTACGCCAGTTACCTGGGCAACCTGCTGCAGGGAGACCTGGGGCAGTCCTACCGCCTCCGGATCCCCGTCACCGTTGCGATCGGGCAGCAGATCGGTGCGACGGCGATGCTCGCCGCCGCGGCTGCGTTCGTCGCCCTGCCACTGACGGTGCTCGTTGCCGTGCTTTCCGCCCAGCGGTCCCCCTGGGTTCGATCAATCGTGTCCGGGATCGAGGTGGTGCTCGCCGCAACACCCACCTTCATCATCGGTTTCGTCCTGCTGATCGTCTTCTCCTTCACCCTGCGCTGGTTTCCCATCGGAGGGGATCAGGGTGTCATCGCCCTGATCCTTCCGGCGCTGACCCTGGCGTTGGCGGTGTTCGGAACGCTCTCACAGGTGCTGCGCAACGAGCTGGAAGATGTTTTGGAGCAGCCGTTCATTCTGACGGCCCGCGCACGCGGCATGCGGGACCTCCCGGTTCGTATGCTGCACGCGCTCCGGCACGCCGCCATCCCTGTGATGACCCTGTCGGGGTTCGTTGTTGCCTCCCTCTTCGGCGGGTCGGTGATTGTCGAGACCCTGTTCAGCCGGCAGGGAATCGGCGCCCTGACCCTCGCCTCTGTCTACAACAAGGACCTGCCGGTGATCATCGGCATCGTTCTCCTGTCGGCAGCCGTCTACGTGGTGGTCAACCTGGCGGTCGACCTCCTTTACACGCTCATCGACCCGAAAGTGGTGACCTCTTGA
- a CDS encoding ABC transporter permease, with translation MSILSQTARRPGLLLATGFLLWLTAAVLVPGVLASADPYTVNPARSFEAPNPTALFGTDDSGADIYSRIVHGAATSLYIGLGATAIGLVGGTAIGLLAGLNGRLVEASVMRVLDVTLAIPEILLALVVIGIIGGGTENAILAIGAGSVAYYARITRAQTHLVRRSGYVEAAGTLGLRRGQVLLTHVIPNVMKPVLVLATIGVGSAIGAGASLSFLGLGTPPPAPEWGAMLSVGRNFITNAPWMITLPAAFLVATVLSITVIGRELRRRAEGRVQ, from the coding sequence TTGAGCATCCTCTCCCAGACAGCGCGACGCCCCGGGCTGCTCCTTGCCACCGGCTTCCTCCTCTGGCTCACCGCAGCAGTCCTGGTGCCGGGCGTGCTCGCCAGCGCCGACCCCTATACCGTCAATCCGGCGCGCAGCTTCGAGGCGCCCAACCCCACGGCCCTCTTTGGGACCGATGACTCAGGGGCGGACATCTACTCCCGGATCGTGCACGGTGCTGCGACGTCCCTCTACATCGGGCTGGGTGCGACCGCCATCGGGCTGGTCGGCGGGACGGCCATCGGTTTGCTTGCCGGATTGAACGGCCGGCTCGTCGAAGCCTCGGTTATGCGGGTCCTGGACGTGACCCTTGCCATCCCCGAGATCCTCCTTGCCCTGGTGGTCATCGGCATCATCGGCGGAGGCACCGAGAACGCGATCCTGGCCATCGGGGCGGGCAGCGTCGCCTACTACGCCCGCATCACCCGGGCCCAGACCCATCTGGTCCGCCGCTCCGGCTACGTCGAAGCGGCCGGCACACTCGGGCTGCGCCGCGGCCAGGTTCTGCTCACGCATGTCATTCCCAATGTCATGAAGCCGGTGCTCGTCCTGGCAACCATCGGCGTCGGCTCCGCCATTGGCGCGGGGGCGTCCCTGAGCTTCCTGGGTCTGGGCACTCCACCCCCGGCGCCGGAGTGGGGCGCGATGCTGTCCGTTGGCCGCAATTTCATCACCAACGCGCCGTGGATGATCACCCTCCCCGCCGCATTCCTTGTCGCCACCGTACTATCCATCACCGTGATCGGGCGCGAGCTCCGACGCCGAGCAGAAGGAAGAGTCCAATGA